A portion of the Carya illinoinensis cultivar Pawnee chromosome 11, C.illinoinensisPawnee_v1, whole genome shotgun sequence genome contains these proteins:
- the LOC122282073 gene encoding MYG1 exonuclease-like isoform X2, producing MVHWNLVLKARKVEDAINGPRLQVMLALSRGFNHRFLTFHRHLTSPLMANNAPLKRVGTHNGSFHCDEALGCFMIRLTDKFCNAEIVRTRDIQVLEGLDAVLDVGGVYDPIQDRYDHHQKGFDEVFGHGFFTKLSSAGLVYKHFGKEIIAKELQVDEGHPDVHRLFLAVYKSFMEAIDAIDNGINQFDTEKPPRYLNNTNLSSRVGRFNLDWIDPDQSPEKENEAFQQAMSLAGHEFLDSVRYHAKSWLPARSIIEECLAARQDSDPSGEIMVLNRFCPWKLHLLELEEEMKIDPLIKYIVYQM from the exons ATGGTGCATTGGAATTTGGTTCTAAAAGCCCGAAAGGTAGAAGACGCCATCAACGGTCCAAGACTCCAAGTCATGCTCGCACTGTCCAGAGGGTTTAACCATAGGTTTTTAACCTTCCACAGGCACCTTACTAGTCCTCTCATGGCCAACAACGCTCCCCTGAAGCGCGTCGGCACTCACAATGGGAGCTTCCACTGCGACGAGGCCCTCGGTTGCTTCATGATTCGCCTCACCGATAAGTTCTGCAACGCCGAAATCGTCCGCACCCGCGACATCCAG GTGCTGGAGGGTCTCGATGCTGTTCTTGATGTTGGGGGTGTGTATGATCCAATTCAAGATCGGTATGATCATCACCAGAAAGGGTTTGATGAGGTTTTTGGGCACGGCTTCTTTACCAAGCTCAGTAGTGCTGGTCTTGTCTACAAG cattttggaaaggaaataataGCCAAGGAACTTCAAGTTGATGAAGGGCACCCGGATGTGCATCGGTTATTTTTGGCTGTGTACAAGAGCTTCATGGAg GCAATCGATGCTATTGACAATGGGATCAATCAGTTTGATACGGAGAAACCTCCAAGATACTTGAATAATACAAACTTGTCTTCAAGAGTTGGAAGATTCAATTTGGATTGGATAGACCCTGATCAATCACCTGAGAAGGAGAATGAGGCCTTTCAACAAGCTATGTCTCTGGCTGGTCATGAGTTTTTAGAT AGTGTTAGGTATCATGCAAAATCATGGTTGCCAGCGAGGTCAATTATAGAGGAGTGTCTTGCAGCAAGACAGGATAGTGATCCTTCTGGAGAAATTATGGTTTTGAATAGATTCTGTCCT TGGAAGCTTCACTTGCTTGAGCTTGAGGAAGAGATGAAGATTGACCCTCTCATCAAATATATTGTCTATCAG atGTAA
- the LOC122282073 gene encoding MYG1 protein C27H6.8-like isoform X1 — MVHWNLVLKARKVEDAINGPRLQVMLALSRGFNHRFLTFHRHLTSPLMANNAPLKRVGTHNGSFHCDEALGCFMIRLTDKFCNAEIVRTRDIQVLEGLDAVLDVGGVYDPIQDRYDHHQKGFDEVFGHGFFTKLSSAGLVYKHFGKEIIAKELQVDEGHPDVHRLFLAVYKSFMEAIDAIDNGINQFDTEKPPRYLNNTNLSSRVGRFNLDWIDPDQSPEKENEAFQQAMSLAGHEFLDSVRYHAKSWLPARSIIEECLAARQDSDPSGEIMVLNRFCPWKLHLLELEEEMKIDPLIKYIVYQDDRNKTWRVQAVAVSPDRFESRKPLPSQWRGLTDDELSREVGIPGCVFVHMSGFIGGNRSYEGALAMAKAALKL; from the exons ATGGTGCATTGGAATTTGGTTCTAAAAGCCCGAAAGGTAGAAGACGCCATCAACGGTCCAAGACTCCAAGTCATGCTCGCACTGTCCAGAGGGTTTAACCATAGGTTTTTAACCTTCCACAGGCACCTTACTAGTCCTCTCATGGCCAACAACGCTCCCCTGAAGCGCGTCGGCACTCACAATGGGAGCTTCCACTGCGACGAGGCCCTCGGTTGCTTCATGATTCGCCTCACCGATAAGTTCTGCAACGCCGAAATCGTCCGCACCCGCGACATCCAG GTGCTGGAGGGTCTCGATGCTGTTCTTGATGTTGGGGGTGTGTATGATCCAATTCAAGATCGGTATGATCATCACCAGAAAGGGTTTGATGAGGTTTTTGGGCACGGCTTCTTTACCAAGCTCAGTAGTGCTGGTCTTGTCTACAAG cattttggaaaggaaataataGCCAAGGAACTTCAAGTTGATGAAGGGCACCCGGATGTGCATCGGTTATTTTTGGCTGTGTACAAGAGCTTCATGGAg GCAATCGATGCTATTGACAATGGGATCAATCAGTTTGATACGGAGAAACCTCCAAGATACTTGAATAATACAAACTTGTCTTCAAGAGTTGGAAGATTCAATTTGGATTGGATAGACCCTGATCAATCACCTGAGAAGGAGAATGAGGCCTTTCAACAAGCTATGTCTCTGGCTGGTCATGAGTTTTTAGAT AGTGTTAGGTATCATGCAAAATCATGGTTGCCAGCGAGGTCAATTATAGAGGAGTGTCTTGCAGCAAGACAGGATAGTGATCCTTCTGGAGAAATTATGGTTTTGAATAGATTCTGTCCT TGGAAGCTTCACTTGCTTGAGCTTGAGGAAGAGATGAAGATTGACCCTCTCATCAAATATATTGTCTATCAG GATGACAGGAACAAAACTTGGAGAGTGCAGGCAGTAGCCGTGTCCCCTGATAGGTTTGAGAGCAGAAAGCCTCTTCCTTCTCAATGGCGAGGACTAACAGATGATGAACTCTCAAGGGAGGTGGGTATTCCTGGCTGTGTTTTTGTCCATATGAGTGGGTTTATTGGTGGGAATCGAAGTTATGAGGGTGCTCTGGCCATGGCAAAAGCTGCTTTGAAGCTCTAA
- the LOC122282075 gene encoding 2-keto-3-deoxy-L-rhamnonate aldolase-like: MASATPRSLKARLNDGEGPFYGLFLLSFSPTLAEIAGHAGYDFVVVDMEHGSGGISDALPCLRALAATGTPAILRVPDNSPTWAKKALDLGPQGIMIPMIDCPLSAQQAVSHCRYPPAGVRGAAYPIVRASKYGMDEDYINKCESELMIMCQVESEEAVRKVKEIAAVDGVDCIMIGPLDLSVSMGYLGDPGNGKVKEMIRVAEKAVLGTKEKGSDGGSAGAYLGGFAMPQDGPEELKKRGYNMVCGAVDVGLFKSAAVEDVKTFKMK, encoded by the coding sequence ATGGCCTCCGCCACCCCCAGATCCCTCAAAGCTCGTCTCAACGACGGTGAAGGGCCCTTCTATGGCCTCTTCCTCCTCAGCTTCTCACCCACCCTCGCAGAGATCGCTGGCCATGCAGGCTACGACTTCGTCGTCGTCGACATGGAGCATGGCTCCGGTGGCATTTCCGATGCCCTCCCTTGTCTTCGCGCCCTCGCCGCCACCGGTACCCCTGCCATCCTCAGGGTCCCGGATAACTCTCCCACCTGGGCCAAGAAAGCCCTCGACTTAGGCCCTCAGGGCATCATGATTCCCATGATCGACTGCCCACTTTCCGCCCAGCAAGCCGTCTCCCATTGCCGATACCCACCCGccggagttcgaggagcagccTACCCTATCGTGAGAGCCTCCAAGTACGGTATGGACGAAGATTACATAAACAAGTGTGAGAGCGAGCTCATGATAATGTGCCAGGTCGAGTCGGAGGAAGCCGTGAGAAAGGTAAAGGAGATTGCTGCTGTTGATGGGGTTGACTGCATCATGATTGGGCCGTTGGATTTGAGCGTGAGCATGGGGTACCTGGGGGACCCAGGAAACGGGAAGGTGAAGGAGATGATTAGGGTGGCGGAGAAGGCGGTGCTGGGGACGAAGGAGAAAGGAAGCGATGGCGGGAGTGCAGGAGCTTATCTGGGTGGTTTTGCAATGCCACAGGATGGGCCTGAGGAGCTTAAGAAGCGCGGATACAACATGGTGTGTGGTGCTGTTGATGTAGGCTTGTTTAAGTCTGCTGCTGTTGAGGATGTGAAAACGTTTAAGATGAAATGA